The sequence AGGCGCATCCGGCAACGGTGATCAAGCCGGGACAGGCCCTGGCCTATCTCGAGATCGTACGCCGTCAGCTCGTCGAGCGTTACGGGGCACACGTGGTGGAACAGGGGGGGCTGGACGTCATCGCCGCCCTCGACGTTAACCTGCAAAAGCAGGCGGAGCAGACGCTGCGCGACGGCGTGAAGAAGGTGAACCCGAAGCTCCAGGGCGCGCTCATCTGCATGGACCTGAAGACCGGGGACATCCTGGCCGCGGTGGGCGGGGTGGACAACGCGAAGGGAGGCTTCAACCGTGCCTTCGCCGCCAAGCGGCAGCCCGGCTCCGCCATCAAGCCGCTCATCTTCGCGGCGGCGCTCGACCAGGGATACACCCCGGCAAGCCTCATGAACGACACCCCGGTTTCCTACAACAAGGGGAACGGCCAGGTGTGGCGTCCGCACAACTACGAGAAGAAGAGTTTCGGGGAGATGCCGCTGCGGGCGGCGCTCGCCCACTCCAACAACGTGATCACCGTGAAGCTCCTCGAATCGGTCGGGGTGAACAACTTCGTCACCTTCGCTGGGCGCATGGGGCTTTCCCTGCGTTCGCCGAACGACCTATCCCTGGCGCTTGGAACGGACGAGGTGACCCTGGATGACCTCGTCTCGGCGTATTCGCCTCTTGCCAACGGCGGCATCCGGACCGAGGGGCGCACCATCGTCAAGGTGTTCGACAGAAACCGCAAGAGCTGGACCGACAACCCGACGCGAAGCGCCCCGGTGCTCTCGCCGGCGACGGCGTACGTGACCACGGAGATGATGAAGGACGTGCTCACCTACGGCACCGCCAAGGGGCTCAAGAACTTCAGCCGTCAGCGTCCTGCCGCCGGCAAGACCGGCACCACCGACGACTACCGCGATGCATGGTTCGTGGGGTACACTCCGCAGCTGATCACCGGGGTCTGGGTGGGGTACGACAAGCCGAAGCCGGGAGGAAGGGGCTTTACCGGCGGGGTGGTTTCCGCCCCGATCTGGGAGAAGTTCATGCGCGTGGCGACGGCGGGTAAACCGGCTGCCGACTTCGCGAGGCCTGAAGGGGTGATCACGGTCACCATCGACCCGACCACCGCGCAACTGGCAACGCCGGAATGCCCGACCACGAAGGAAGAGGATTTCATCGCGGGAACCGAACCGACCGTTTACTGCACGAAACATGGCGGGGAGGGGATGCCCCCGACGCATCCGAAAGAGGGTCAACCTGCACAAACCGAACAGCCCGGGGTGCCGGGCCAACCGGAAAGTGCGCCGTCGCAGGGTGAGCCCCCGGCGCAGGACCAGCCGGCCGACGACGGCGCGGGGCAGGTGGAAATGCTCCGCTAGGAGAGTTCGCCCGAGTCGCTCGCGTAGTAGTGGCGCAGCGGCTTGAGGTCGTCGTCCAATTCGTACACGAGCGGCGTGCCGGTGGCGATCTCCAG is a genomic window of Geomonas ferrireducens containing:
- a CDS encoding penicillin-binding protein 1A gives rise to the protein MLYRRHAALKKLFSPVFLLLFLALSFAVSAHASIATYPELPTGYSSIRVFDVQNRYVGRILPAQRYWVSIDRIPLFLRKALVATEDARFYEHGGIDVRGIARALVKDVVKGRLAEGGSTITQQLIKNKFLTGEKSIDRKVKEVQLAMDFEKKYTKDQILEMYFNEIYFGNGAWGIAQAARQYFDKNPEELTEAECSLLAGVPKNPGRYNPLGDLAKVSARRSTVLSRMVSVKMITPQQKRAIEAHPATVIKPGQALAYLEIVRRQLVERYGAHVVEQGGLDVIAALDVNLQKQAEQTLRDGVKKVNPKLQGALICMDLKTGDILAAVGGVDNAKGGFNRAFAAKRQPGSAIKPLIFAAALDQGYTPASLMNDTPVSYNKGNGQVWRPHNYEKKSFGEMPLRAALAHSNNVITVKLLESVGVNNFVTFAGRMGLSLRSPNDLSLALGTDEVTLDDLVSAYSPLANGGIRTEGRTIVKVFDRNRKSWTDNPTRSAPVLSPATAYVTTEMMKDVLTYGTAKGLKNFSRQRPAAGKTGTTDDYRDAWFVGYTPQLITGVWVGYDKPKPGGRGFTGGVVSAPIWEKFMRVATAGKPAADFARPEGVITVTIDPTTAQLATPECPTTKEEDFIAGTEPTVYCTKHGGEGMPPTHPKEGQPAQTEQPGVPGQPESAPSQGEPPAQDQPADDGAGQVEMLR